In a genomic window of Besnoitia besnoiti strain Bb-Ger1 chromosome XI, whole genome shotgun sequence:
- a CDS encoding HEAT repeat-containing protein (encoded by transcript BESB_020860): MSLAPFVASTGPLLDRASAGMRALISIVSKNECQYFEEGHFNASQVKKELQDASVEAKVTAMKRLLAAHASGADVSPLLPDVVKAIAVPDLELKRLVYLFLVQHAEGNRDLALLSINSFQKDLSDRNHIVRAAALKALASIRLLEVVQLLVISLKRAAADSSPFVRRTAAQCVVKVFALDQDQFEDLKNIVLTLLADVEVSVVGAALVAFRELCLRHSYLLFHGDEDHPDDRDEEYLKCSYTPTEGRDLRSGTPGTAVGVASGGCEGRFKESQEVRAQAAALALLHRHYRRLQKCLPQFESFAQVVAVDLFLRYCRLYFSDPVERFRHPGAGVAHRGSDAAERNNENGRRAPAVQGSLSNVEGSAEAPVTIERLTEDSPGNPTPADLRLFLTNLQLLLHSESPDVVVAATAALFYLIPSSPAAWQAAVHPMLRCMHTCASDVHEPLLHTISVLASAAPSLFVPHVRSFFLRFTDSPPVRQAKLQVLRSLVASASPQDTPGGAVSPLALLMLPELRTYIHWPGDQALLSSSFRFLTFLALRFPPVQAACMQIFVQLLDAPSAALAAEAVLALQTLLQRQLEQQRESSARSGQLGRLLLQLVSQLPRVHAPAARASVVWIVGQYQREVGWVAADFLRQLVGEFKAEAEEVKLQILLLALKVWAFHWLNKTGLAHAVDDDAVRERGVAAARGTPAAEEGHGLRSDKGEKPTGCVGDQRQEEEVHQSSRDFSGAEGSCRGAQKRDVCDETGDAPHGQATSQLLPMPTEEESAEAFPRLDGMLKYICEVASFDRSYDVRDMARLYFTLSRLALSTERAAPQRSGVRDPGKNGIKREDFADGESSAEASVASGAALSSLEGLSGLGGDSLKRGAPVASMQQFAGVCMRFLAAAPGDKTQRKADSRSHVASTCAASTPVAAFAHSQNRADEYAGRAVGCDAPDTRREPVFALGSLSDMMSERMAGYASLPAFAAEDSADELRFVETEERRALVIGPPGTERRPGGGLSSQKELKSISSDDVVVRRNAAALMGREAVVKAAPTPLDLDTFYNDLGGLAGDRAGLEALRAAQPLQQSWREAAGGSVAAEAERGSESADLWQMFGNAADSGSRAGFGGVEAVFQQGRHPAAACGPKTAGCGGGVAVAGEDDESEDEDQEWRAAAVGEKEVCDGSCGVGAEGAGVEREEESDWKFMPPGR, translated from the coding sequence ATGTCGTTAGCTCCGTTTGTCGCGTCGACCGGCCCTTTGCTGGACCGTGCTTCCGCAGGGATGCGAGCACTGATCAGCATTGTCTCCAAAAATGAGTGTCAGTATTTCGAGGAGGGGCACTTCAACGCATCCCAAGTCAAGAAGGAGCTGCAAGATGCGAGCGTGGAAGCCAAGGTGACAGCCATGAAACGGCTGCTtgccgcgcacgcctctgGTGCAGATGTCTCGCCGCTCCTTCCCGATGTCGTGAAGGCAATCGCTGTGCCGGATCTCGAACTCAAACGTCTCGTCTACCTCTTTCTAGTTCAGCACGCGGAAGGGAACCGCGACCTTGCTCTTTTGTCCATAAACTCTTTCCAGAAGGACCTCAGTGACCGCAACCATATTGTCCGTGCGGCGGCGTTGAAAGCACTTGCCTCAATACGGCTGCTGGAAGTCGTTCAGCTTCTCGTTATCTCGCTGAAACGTGCGGCCGCAGACTCGTCGCCCTTTGTGAGGCGCACCGCAGCGCAGTGTGTAGTTAAGGTGTTTGCTCTGGACCAGGATCAGTTTGAGGATTTGAAAAACATCGTCCTCACCCTGCTTGCAGATGTCGAAGTGTCTGTTGTCGGCGCGGCGTTGGTCGCTTTTAGAGAGCTATGTCTCCGCCATTCCTATTTGCTTTTTCACGGCGACGAAGATCATCCGGATGATCGCGACGAGGAGTACTTGAAGTGTTCGTACACACCGACAGAAGGCAGAGACTTGAGGAGTGGAACTCCAGGCACTGCTGTAGGTGTCGCTTCTGGTGGGTGTGAAGGTCGGTTTAAAGAATCGCAAGAAGTccgagcgcaggcggctgcccTCGCACTCCTTCATCGGCATTACCGCAGACTCCAAAAGTGCCTCCCGCAGTTTGAGTCGTTCGCTCAGGTAGTTGCCGTCGATCTATTCCTGCGCTACTGCCGCCTCTATTTCTCAGATCCCGTTGAACGATTTCGGCATCCGGGCGCTGGCGTTGCTCACCGTGGGTCCGATGCAGCGGAACGCAACAACGAGAACGGGAGGCGGGCACCTGCGGTGCAGGGCTCCCTGTCTAACGTGGAGGGGAGCGCTGAAGCTCCCGTGACTATAGAGCGGCTTACAGAGGACTCTCCCGGCAATCCCACGCCTGCGGACTTGCGTCTATTTTTGACAAATCttcagctgcttctgcaCTCAGAGAGTCCTGATGTCGTTGTCGCCGCAACGGCGGCTCTCTTCTACCTTAttccttcgtctccggcAGCGTGGCAGGCTGCCGTCCATCCGATGCTGCGATGTATGCACACGTGTGCGTCGGACGTGCATGAGCCACTGCTGCACACGATTTCTGTGCTGGCGTCAGCAGCGCCGTCTCTGTTCGTGCCTCATGTGCGGTCATTCTTCCTGCGGTTCACGGATTCTCCACCCGTGCGACAAGCGAAACTTCAAGTTCTGCGTTCTCTCGTGGCCTCCGCATCTCCGCAGGACACACCTGGCGGGGCGGTCAGccccctcgcgcttctcatGCTGCCAGAACTCCGCACGTACATCCACTGGCCAGGTGATCAGGCCCTGCTCTCTTCTTCATTCCGTTTTCTGACGTTCCTAGCCCTCCGGTTCCCGCCAGTTCAGGCGGCCTGCATGCAGATTTTTGTTCAGCTCCTCGatgcgccgtcggcggctctcgccgccgaagccgtgctcgctctgcagaccttgctgcagcgccagctTGAGCAACAGCGCGAGAGCAGTGCGCGGTCGGGACAATTGGGGCGTCTGCTCTTGCAGCTGgtgtcgcagctgccgcgagtgcacgcgccggcagctcgGGCGTCTGTCGTGTGGATCGTCGGGCAGTATCAACGAGAAGTCGGCTGGGTTGCCGCGGACTTTCTGCGGCAGCTTGTTGGAGAATtcaaggcggaggcggaggaagtaAAGCTGCAGATCTTGCTGCTCGCCCTGAAAGTCTGGGCCTTCCACTGGCTGAACAAGACAGGCCTGGCGCACGCCGTGGATGACGACGCTGTGCGCGAGCGGGGCGTGGCGGCTGCCCGCGGCACCcccgcagcagaggaaggaCACGGCCTTCGGAGCGACAAAGGAGAGAAGCCTACGGGCTGCGTAGGAGATCAAaggcaggaggaagaggTCCATCAGAGCTCTCGCGACTTCAGTGGCGCAGAAGGATCGTGCAGGGGAGCGCAGAAACGGGATGTGTGTGACGAGACAGGCGACGCCCCACACGGGCAAGCCACTTCGCAACTGCTGCCGATGCCGACGGAGGAAGAGAGTGCGGAGGCCTTCCCGAGGCTCGACGGCATGCTCAAATACATTTGCGAAGTCGCCAGCTTTGATAGGAGCTACGACGTCAGAGACATGGCTCGTCTTTACTTCACACTCTCTCGACTCGCACTCTCAACtgagcgcgcagcgccccAGAGAAGCGGCGTTCGTGACCCAGGGAAAAATGGCATCAAGAGGGAAGACTTCGCTGACGGCGAAAGTTCCGCAGAAGCGTCCGTTGCGAGCGGGGCGGCGTTATCGTCACTCGAGGGTTTGTCCGGCCTAGGTGGAGACAGCCTCAAGCGAGGGGCGCCGGTGGCGAGTATGCAGCAAttcgcaggcgtctgcatgcggttcctcgctgctgcaccaGGCGACAAGACTCAGAGAAAAGCCGACAGTCGGAGCCACGTAGCCTCGACCTGCGCGGCTTCCACTCCGGTGGCTGCATTCGCACATTCGCAAAACAGGGCTGACGAGTATGCCGGCCGCGCAGTCGGGTGTGACGCTCCTGACACTCGGCGTGAACCAGTCTTTGCGTTGGGTTCGCTCTCTGATATGATGTCGGAGCGTATGGCTGGATACGCGTCGTtgcctgccttcgccgcagaagactcAGCGGATGAACTCAGGTTCGTCGAGACAGAAGAACGCCGCGCCCTGGTCATCGGGCCTCCCGGCACCGAGAGGCGACCTGGCGGAGGGCTGTCTTCTCAGAAAGAGCTCAAGTCGATCTCGTCCGACGACGTCGTTGTCCGCAGAaatgcggcggcgctgatgGGTCGCGAAGCGGTGGTGAAAGCGGCTCCCACCCCGCTTGACCTCGACACCTTCTACAACGATCTCGGGGGCCTtgcaggcgaccgcgcgggactggaggcgctgcgggctGCGCAGCCGTTGCAGCAAAGCTGGAGGGAGGCTGCTGGTGGCTCGGtcgcagcagaagcagagagaggcagtgAAAGCGCGGATTTGTGGCAGATGTTTGGAAATGCGGCGGACAGCGGGAGTCGCGCCGGTTTTGGAGGTGTTGAAGCGGTTTTCCAGCAAGGCCGACACCCCGCTGCGGCGTGTGGACCCAAGACTGCAGGCTGTGGCGGCGGAGTGGCTGTGGCAGGGGAAGACGAtgaaagcgaagacgaggatcAAGAATGGCGAgcagccgccgtcggcgaaaAAGAAGTCTGTGATGGAAGCTGTGGTGTTGGAGCTGAGGGCGCAGGCgttgagagagaggaagaaagcgacTGGAAATTCATGCCCCCTGGCCGATGA